A region of Pyxidicoccus parkwaysis DNA encodes the following proteins:
- a CDS encoding PKD domain-containing protein, which produces MKLRPSTRRGAFIALALSMLGSSVWAQEHERDDEEEREREGRGGPRDESREIEERKRWFMESRGLDKVRANPRAERAKAVNELRQQRRARENTLTLAGEVWTSMGPSAMGMGTWTMGRVSGRVNAVVPHPTDENTVYFGSAAGGVWKTTNAGASWTPLFDSVGTLPIGAIYVEPSAPANVWVGTGDKNGGGCAGYFGQGVFLSTDSGATWTAKNGSGTTAMPLSIVNAVAVQPTNTNVVLAGGAGSCTGSSSPTGPGMFRSTDRGATWTRVLSFNVEDIVFAPGSATAYASVPGQGVYKSTDGGATWVNSSSGMTPSGSRMRVAMAPSDAKVLYVLQGGQVYRSLDSAATWTLRTSSACEGQCTYNQAIAVHPTDVNQVLVGTIRPARSTDGGATFTFLTTTWGSGQTVHQDTHVVLYSRTNGSRFWVGSDGGLWRTDDGGSTFANMNSNLNVTQFYDLAVHPTNADTVFGGAQDNSSSRRTTSPVWDLTFVSGDGFMNAIDPTNTNYVFQTSYPASNLPSIYRSTTGGAPNSFSKLATTGITASANFPWVTPMVVESNRIFVASDTVYRGTTTTNPMTWTAISANLGARVSVITPMLTGTTIPTFVGTASGTLFSTADAAAASVTWTNVTGNYPGGTVSDVAMTPGNPQRVFATRAVFGGNKLYRSTTGGTTWTAVGSGLPNVPANSVAIDPLATSRIFVGTDVGVYESTDGGDTFVPFSAGLPLGLVVMDLEVDDSPHVLVAGTYGRGAWKVNLTGGAANQSPVANFNFTTSGLTANFTDTSTDADGTISTRSWAFGDGTTSSATNPGKTYSAAGTYAVQLTVTDNAGATGTATQNVTVSSGGTCPGTAYSGTFSGANGQSQIQPGGTYYQSTVSGTHAACLTGPSGTDFDLYLDRWDGAAWVQVAASESAISVESISYAGTAAYYRYRVVNYSGVGAYQLVISKP; this is translated from the coding sequence AGCAGCGGCGCGCGCGGGAGAACACGCTCACCCTGGCCGGTGAGGTGTGGACGTCCATGGGCCCGTCGGCCATGGGCATGGGCACGTGGACCATGGGCCGCGTCTCCGGCCGCGTGAATGCCGTCGTCCCGCACCCCACCGACGAGAACACCGTCTACTTCGGCAGCGCCGCCGGCGGCGTGTGGAAGACCACGAACGCGGGCGCGAGCTGGACGCCGCTGTTCGACTCCGTGGGCACACTGCCCATCGGCGCCATCTACGTGGAGCCGTCCGCCCCCGCCAACGTGTGGGTGGGCACGGGCGACAAGAACGGTGGCGGGTGCGCGGGCTACTTCGGCCAGGGCGTCTTCCTGAGCACGGACAGCGGCGCCACGTGGACCGCGAAGAACGGCTCGGGCACCACCGCGATGCCGCTGTCCATCGTCAATGCCGTGGCCGTGCAGCCCACGAATACCAACGTGGTGCTCGCGGGCGGCGCCGGGAGCTGTACCGGCTCCAGCTCTCCGACGGGGCCGGGCATGTTCCGCTCCACGGACCGCGGCGCCACGTGGACGCGCGTGCTCAGCTTCAACGTGGAGGACATCGTCTTCGCGCCGGGCAGCGCGACGGCCTACGCGAGCGTCCCCGGTCAGGGCGTCTACAAGTCCACCGACGGTGGTGCTACGTGGGTCAACTCCAGCAGCGGCATGACGCCGTCGGGCAGCCGCATGCGCGTGGCCATGGCGCCGAGCGACGCGAAGGTGCTCTACGTGCTGCAGGGCGGGCAGGTCTACCGCTCCCTCGACAGCGCGGCCACGTGGACCCTGCGCACCAGCAGCGCGTGCGAGGGCCAGTGCACCTACAACCAGGCCATCGCCGTGCACCCCACGGACGTCAATCAGGTGCTGGTGGGCACCATCCGCCCCGCGCGCTCGACGGATGGCGGTGCGACGTTCACCTTCCTCACCACCACGTGGGGCTCCGGGCAGACGGTGCACCAGGACACGCACGTCGTCCTGTACTCACGCACCAACGGCAGCCGCTTCTGGGTGGGCAGCGACGGAGGCCTGTGGCGCACGGACGACGGCGGCTCGACGTTCGCCAACATGAACTCGAACCTGAACGTGACGCAGTTCTACGACCTGGCCGTGCACCCCACCAACGCGGACACCGTGTTCGGCGGCGCGCAGGACAACTCGTCCTCGCGGCGGACCACCAGCCCCGTGTGGGATTTGACCTTCGTCAGCGGCGACGGCTTCATGAATGCCATCGACCCCACGAACACGAATTACGTGTTCCAGACGAGCTACCCCGCCAGCAACCTGCCCAGCATCTACCGCTCCACCACGGGCGGCGCGCCCAACAGCTTCAGCAAGCTGGCGACGACGGGCATCACCGCCTCCGCGAACTTCCCCTGGGTCACCCCCATGGTGGTCGAGAGCAATCGCATCTTCGTGGCCAGTGACACGGTGTATCGCGGCACCACCACCACGAACCCCATGACGTGGACGGCCATCTCGGCGAACCTGGGCGCCCGCGTGTCTGTCATCACGCCGATGCTGACGGGGACCACCATTCCCACGTTCGTGGGCACGGCCAGCGGCACCCTCTTCTCCACTGCTGACGCGGCGGCCGCGAGCGTGACGTGGACCAACGTCACGGGGAACTACCCGGGCGGCACCGTGTCCGACGTGGCGATGACGCCGGGCAACCCGCAGCGCGTGTTCGCCACCCGCGCGGTGTTCGGCGGGAACAAGCTGTACCGCTCCACCACCGGCGGCACCACGTGGACGGCGGTGGGCTCGGGGCTGCCCAACGTGCCGGCCAACAGCGTGGCAATCGACCCGCTCGCCACGAGCCGCATCTTCGTGGGCACCGACGTCGGCGTGTACGAGAGCACCGACGGCGGCGACACCTTCGTGCCGTTCTCCGCCGGCCTGCCGCTCGGCCTCGTGGTCATGGACCTGGAGGTGGATGACTCGCCGCACGTCCTCGTGGCCGGCACCTACGGCCGTGGCGCGTGGAAGGTGAACCTGACGGGTGGCGCGGCCAACCAGAGCCCGGTGGCCAACTTCAACTTCACCACCAGCGGCCTGACGGCCAACTTCACCGATACGTCGACGGACGCGGATGGAACCATCTCCACGCGGAGTTGGGCCTTCGGCGACGGCACCACGTCCAGCGCGACGAACCCGGGCAAGACGTACTCCGCCGCGGGCACGTACGCGGTGCAGCTCACGGTGACGGACAACGCGGGCGCCACCGGCACCGCGACGCAGAACGTGACGGTGAGCAGCGGTGGCACCTGCCCTGGTACCGCGTACTCGGGCACGTTCAGCGGTGCGAATGGACAGTCACAGATTCAACCCGGTGGCACCTACTACCAGAGCACCGTGAGCGGCACGCACGCCGCCTGTCTCACGGGCCCGAGCGGCACGGACTTCGACCTGTACCTGGACCGCTGGGACGGTGCCGCGTGGGTGCAGGTCGCCGCGAGCGAGAGCGCCATCTCGGTGGAGAGCATCTCCTACGCGGGCACGGCCGCGTACTACCGCTACCGCGTCGTGAACTACTCGGGCGTGGGCGCGTACCAGCTCGTCATCAGCAAGCCGTAG
- a CDS encoding DnaA N-terminal domain-containing protein, whose translation MGGLDWVQVDVGFPMSLAVVGAARLLGMERRAFLGAIVELQIWAVQALPSGRFEPFPASAGRPRDASADEAIWCEAVEGAVRWTGTPGAFWDTLLRTGVLVREGDCIRLTLCDRYVQVLEKRRKDAERKRRERAAKAAGSTGRPQDATGTSAARKKKEKETEKKSLLSAAAAMEVGMSTGHLEPVPLPPPTDEAVSVDDDPVQLALPGTHLVPVSLPPEAPAPAPEVRAQAFFESFQDERVRAFRGAPREVQPPAWTDWYRHALEKVGGDEGRLMAACRGYLQSDWGRSRQPVGTAVAFCSPKVWVRYVPHEPSDAAVTPDASAPPSLDVDVSTPAGLAWHRCLTRLHDQGKRYALLWLQKARPVDVEDGRLILAVPDVYFRQWVEENYGALVELLVRDCGLLGVSWRVGAQEDVPEAASGLPR comes from the coding sequence GTGGGCGGGTTGGACTGGGTGCAAGTCGACGTGGGCTTTCCCATGAGCCTCGCCGTGGTGGGCGCCGCGCGCCTGCTGGGCATGGAGCGCCGCGCGTTCCTCGGCGCCATCGTCGAGCTGCAGATCTGGGCCGTGCAGGCCCTTCCTTCCGGACGCTTCGAACCCTTTCCCGCGTCCGCTGGACGTCCGCGGGACGCGTCCGCGGACGAGGCCATCTGGTGTGAAGCGGTCGAGGGTGCGGTCCGCTGGACGGGCACCCCCGGCGCCTTCTGGGACACGCTGCTGCGCACCGGCGTCCTCGTGCGCGAGGGCGACTGCATCCGGCTCACCCTCTGTGACCGCTACGTGCAAGTCCTCGAAAAGAGGAGGAAGGATGCCGAGCGCAAACGCCGAGAGCGCGCGGCGAAGGCCGCCGGGTCCACCGGACGTCCGCAGGACGCGACCGGGACATCCGCCGCAAGAAAGAAGAAGGAGAAGGAGACGGAGAAGAAGAGTCTTCTTTCTGCAGCAGCGGCGATGGAGGTCGGCATGTCCACGGGACATCTCGAGCCCGTTCCACTGCCGCCTCCAACGGACGAGGCGGTGTCCGTGGACGATGATCCGGTCCAGCTCGCGCTTCCCGGCACGCACCTGGTCCCGGTGTCCCTGCCGCCCGAAGCGCCCGCGCCCGCGCCCGAGGTCCGCGCGCAGGCCTTCTTCGAGAGCTTCCAGGACGAGCGCGTCCGCGCCTTCCGGGGCGCACCCCGCGAGGTGCAGCCTCCGGCCTGGACGGACTGGTACCGGCACGCCCTGGAGAAGGTGGGCGGCGACGAGGGCCGGCTGATGGCGGCCTGCCGCGGCTACCTCCAGTCCGACTGGGGCCGCTCGCGCCAGCCGGTGGGCACCGCCGTGGCCTTCTGCTCGCCCAAGGTGTGGGTGCGCTACGTCCCGCACGAGCCGTCCGACGCCGCCGTCACCCCGGACGCGTCCGCGCCTCCCTCCCTGGACGTGGACGTGTCCACCCCGGCCGGCCTCGCGTGGCACCGGTGCCTCACGCGGCTCCATGACCAGGGCAAGCGCTACGCCCTGCTGTGGCTCCAGAAGGCCCGTCCGGTGGATGTGGAGGACGGCCGTCTGATCCTCGCCGTGCCCGACGTCTACTTCCGCCAATGGGTGGAAGAGAACTACGGCGCATTGGTGGAGCTGCTGGTGCGCGACTGCGGCCTGCTGGGTGTGAGCTGGCGTGTGGGCGCGCAAGAGGACGTGCCGGAAGCGGCGTCGGGCCTCCCGCGTTAG